A stretch of DNA from Arachis hypogaea cultivar Tifrunner chromosome 19, arahy.Tifrunner.gnm2.J5K5, whole genome shotgun sequence:
AACCTACAACATCTTGATATTCGAGGTGTTCCTCGTCTGAAAGAGATGCCGAAGAAAATGAGCAAGCTAAAGCATCTAAACTTCCTAAGTTATTATATCATCGGCGAGCATGAAGAGAATGGAATAAGAGAATTGGGAACACTGGACAATCTTGACGGCTCATTTGACATTCTCAACTTGGAGAACGTCAAGAATAGTGATGAAGCTTTGGAGGCAAAGATGGGTAACAAGAGGCACATCAACACTTTGAAATTGTATTGGTTTACAGGAGGTTACATGGATGTCGAAACTGAAAGGCATATACTTGAGGAGTTACAACCCCATGAAAACTTGAAAGAGTTATCAATTGAGGGTTATCGGGGCGAAACATTCCCAGATTGGTTAGGCCTTTCTCGCTACTCCAGTATGACCAAATTGAGTCTGCAGCGTTGTAAGAATTGTTGTAAGCTTCCTTCACTGGGACAGTTACCCTCTTTACAGCATCTGGAGTTTTCTGAACTTGATGGGTTGGAGAAAATTGATTTGGCGTTTTACAACAATAGTGGATCATTTGAGCAGGAGACACCTTTCAAATGTCTTGAAACTCTGAAAATTGAGAAGATGGCTCATTGGCGGGAGTGGCATTTTCCTGATGAGTTTGATGGTTTTCCTGAGCTTAGAATCCTTTCAATAAGAAACTGTCCTGTGTTAAGTGGAGATCTGCCCGCTCACCTTCCTGCTCTGGAGGAACTTCACATTTTTAAATGTTCAGAGCTTGTATGTTCGCTGCCGAGGGCTCCCAAGATTCAACAATTATGTTTTGGCAAATCTAGGCCGAAACGCATGTTGGAGATTTCAGAAACCCAGCTGGCGCAACCCGTATTGGAGTGGGTCCCCCACCTGCAATCGCTACGTGTGGAAGCTCTGCAAATCTTGAACTGTCACTCGCTGATATCAATTTCAGCATATTATTTGCCGGCTTCACTAACGAAGATACATGTACAGGGGTGTGGTTCACTGTCGTCGTTTCAATTGGGGCCCCTTCCAAATCTTgagaaattgataattaatgaATGTCCAAGCATGAAATGTGTTGAGGTGCCACAGGCTCTTCCAGGTCTCCGTCATTTATGCATCTTACACTGCCCCAGACTAGTATCCTTGCCCGCACTAGGGTTGGCTGCGCCCCACCTGGTGTATCTGCGTATAAACGATTGCCCGGAAATTGATTGTTTTGCTGACGAGTGCCTCCCGGCGAGTTTGAAAACTCTTCAAGTCAAGGGATGCGAGAAACTAGCGAGGTGGATAACATCAAAGGGTTTGCATAGTCAAGTCCGCCTTTGACTCGTAAGCTGGAAAAGATGAAATACCCACGGATTCGTTTTGATACTTTCTACGACTGTAAGTGTTTTTGCTCTGATCTTCCCTAAACTCAGTGCTCTCCAATTACAATGCTAACTTTTTGCATCACCCATTTTCATTCCCTTGTTAATTAATAAACCAacacaattttattatcttttcatTCTTAGCCATTTCTCTGTAGGTACCCGTTTCACTACAAgtttagtttttaaataatttgttcTTATGTGGGTGCCAATTTTTTAAGGATAACAAATTAGATGCTTAGTAAAGAACAAAAAGTACACTTTTTTCATGATGGCTTCTTTATTGCTTACAGTATTTGTATGGTTTATTTCAGTCCCGGACAGAGTTGATTCCAATTACGATTGATTCTGATTTTACACAAATGAATGTGCAATGAGAGCGGTCAGAGGCATACAGTTGGGTACGTACTTCATGAAATATATATAAGTTTGCTATATTTGTGAAAAGTCATTCCAATTTCCAATTAGCAAGAAAAAGGCTTACCTTTTTTATGCAAAAACCAAATGTTAGTATCCCAATATACTTCTGTATGTCATTATCAACAATCTCTGATATACTCATAGTCATAGGGTGTCATATAGTTTGTGAgttttaaaagaaatgaaatgttGGTTTTCAATAAATAGGGAAGATTGAAGAGTCAACATTAACACATGGTTGAGGCAACGTGAGAATTTGGGTGCACTGAGGTAAGTTTGCATTGTCCATGTCTTGCGATGCTACTACCTCTTGTGCTGTCTGTACACTTTTATTGACCTTATAATCCTACCTTGCTTTGTTCAGGTTTATGAATGGAG
This window harbors:
- the LOC112775578 gene encoding putative disease resistance RPP13-like protein 1 — protein: MWLWEDFLKPFRCGNNGSKILLTTRDEKVASVFAPNNLHYRLNLLSKEDCWLLFLKHSSVSTNFKQYTNLEIIGRKIVEKCKQLPLAVKTLGGLLRNNYNERDWKNVLDSKIWELSNSKIVSALRVSYHYLPSHLKRCFVYCSLYPQDYEFEKDNLILLWMGEDLLQPKKDKTLKNIGCEDFDELVARSFFQPSSTKRGLFVMHDLMHDLATFFAGKFYFKLEGFKNLQGIDSKIRHLSFSSGSSDITINTYKSFGEACKRAVHLRTALDFTWYEYLESIDVKSIPWLLQQQLRVLSFRIKSLPESIGELIYLRYLNLSEARIVTLPESICKLYNLQTLILRDCYELEMLPSCMQDLVNLQHLDIRGVPRLKEMPKKMSKLKHLNFLSYYIIGEHEENGIRELGTLDNLDGSFDILNLENVKNSDEALEAKMGNKRHINTLKLYWFTGGYMDVETERHILEELQPHENLKELSIEGYRGETFPDWLGLSRYSSMTKLSLQRCKNCCKLPSLGQLPSLQHLEFSELDGLEKIDLAFYNNSGSFEQETPFKCLETLKIEKMAHWREWHFPDEFDGFPELRILSIRNCPVLSGDLPAHLPALEELHIFKCSELVCSLPRAPKIQQLCFGKSRPKRMLEISETQLAQPVLEWVPHLQSLRVEALQILNCHSLISISAYYLPASLTKIHVQGCGSLSSFQLGPLPNLEKLIINECPSMKCVEVPQALPGLRHLCILHCPRLVSLPALGLAAPHLVYLRINDCPEIDCFADECLPASLKTLQVKGCEKLARWITSKGLHSQVRL